The following nucleotide sequence is from Caldibacillus debilis DSM 16016.
GCTCGCTCCCGTCCAAGTCCAGATCATCCCCGTCTCGCCGGATGCCCACCTGGATTATGCGAAATCCGTCCAGGAAAAACTGCGGGAAAAGGGGGTTCGGGTGGAAATCGACTGGCGCGACGAAAAAATCGGCTACAAAATCCGGGAGGCGCAAATCCAAAAAATCCCGTACATGCTTGTAGTCGGGGACAAGGAAGTGCAAGAAGGAACGGTCAACGTGCGGAAATACGGAGAACAAAAATCGGAATCCGTTCCCCTGGCCGACTTCGTCGAGCATATTGCAAAAGAGGCGAAGAAATAGTTTCCGAAAAGGGCGGCTGTCGGGTACAGGAAAAAGCAGTGGCAAAATGAAAGCCACTGCTTTTTCATGAATGTTTTCGGCTTTTGCATGCGGGCGGCGCCAAACGCGGTTCTTGCGGGAAAAAGGGCCATCCGAGTCCATCAAGGTACGGACAGGACCCGGCGCCATGGGACCCAATGATGCCGGGAATGGAGCGAAAAAGAAAAAAGCCGGGTCCCTTGAAAAGGATCCCGGCTTTGCCGGCGGATTTTACGAAACAAGGGAGAGAAAGGCCCCTCCGGCGGCGGAAAATCCGACCACGATCCAAGGCGGGCGCTTCCAGACCGCCAGCAGGCCAAAGGCGGCCAGGGCGAGGCAAAAATCGGCCGGGCTGTTTATCGCCTTCGTCCATACGGGATCATAGAGTGCCGCCAGCAAAATTCCCACGACAGCCGCATGGATGCCGTTGAGCGCCGCCTGAAAGCGGGGATGCTGGCGCAGCCGATTCCAGAAGGGCAGGATTCCGATGATCAACAAAAAAGAAGGAAGAAAGATCGCGATCGTCGCCGTAACGGCTCCCTGCCAGCCGAAACTGGCCATCCCGATGAACGACGCGAAGGTAAACAAGGGCCCGGGCACCGCCTGGGCCGCTCCGTATCCGGCCAAAAACTGATCGGCGGTGAGCCAACCCGTCGGAACCACTTCCGCCTGCAATAAGGGAAGCACCACATGTCCTCCGCCGAATACCAAGGCGCCCGCCCGATAGAAGCTGTCAAAGAGTGCGATCCAATGGGAGCCGGTGTAATGTCGGACCGCAGGAAGCAGCCCGAACAAAAGGAAAAATAAAATGAGCAAGACAGCGGCTGCCCGTTTATGGAACGATGGGGAAACCGGAGCTGGTTTCGCATCCGGCGCCTTTCGGAACAGAAACCATCCTGCGATTCCGGCCCCCAGGATGATCCCCGCCTGGCTCAAGACCCCCGGAATCGTCAGCGCCAGGATGGCTGCCGTGATGGCAATCGTGGCGCGGGAGCGGCCGGTCGCAAAATTTTTGGCCATGCCCCACACCGCATGGGCCACCACGGCGACCGCCGCGACCAGCAAGCCATGGATCCAGCCCGTCCCGCGGAAGGAGAATTCTTTGAACAAGGAAGCGAACGCGGCGAGTGCAACGGCGGAGGGAAGAGTAAAGCCGGCCCAGGCGGCAATCGCGCCCCAAAAACCGGCCCGGATAAACCCGATCGCCATGCCGACCTGGCTGCTTGCCGGTCCGGGCAAAAATTGGCAAAGCGCCACCAGATCCGCATAGGTTTTTTCATCGATCCATTTTCGCCTGTTCACATATTCTTCGCGAAAATACCCTAAATGGGCAATAGGACCCCCAAAGGAGGTCAGTCCCAGCCGGGCGGCCGTTTTCCAAACTTCCCAAACGGAACCCTTTCGTTTCCGTTCCTTCCCGTTTTTTTGATTCAACCCGATCCCCCCTGTATGGGCTGAAACCCGGATTGGAGCGATTTTGTCATCTCTTTTTCAATATGATTTTCCGATACATGCCTTTCATCATGATATCGGTGTCTTCCACGATGTCGCATTCCTGTTTGACCGTTTGGTAAACCTTTTCGAATGAAACCCCGATGTCCGTGCCGAACCATTTGATGACGGGACGGATTATTTTTTTTCCGAAGGACAGCCCGCGATCCTTCGGCGCAAATTTATCGAAGATCAAAATACGTCCGTCTTTCTTCGTCACACGGACGATTTCTGCCAGCGCTCTTTCGGGAGAAGGGACAACGGTTATGATCAGGCTGGCCACGACCGCATCAAATGAACGGTTGGGGAAAGAGAGAGATTGGGCATCCATTCGAATGAATTTTATATTTTCACGCCGATATTTCCTTTTTGCCCTTGCCAGCATTTCTTTCGAATCGTCAATGGCTACGGCGTTTATTTTTTCCGTCGGACAAAAGGCCAAATCGGCGCCCGTTCCGACGCCGACAAACAGGACATCCTCGCCCTCCCGAAAGGGAAAATCTCGAAATACCCGTTTCCGGGCCGAATAAAAAACGCCTTGATTAAAAAATAAATCATAAAAAGGCGCCCAGCATTTATAAATCAACCGATTCCATTTCTGATTCATCTTCCACGCCCCTTGCGCGTGAGCTTTTCATCCATAGTTCGCAAAGGAAAAAAGAAAGGGTACTCCGCCAGGATTGAGGAGCACCCCGGATGAGCCGGCGCGGCCGGCTCCCGCCCCCTCGGCTTACAGATTGGGGGTAGGGGTCGGTTCGGCGTAGCCCTCTTTATAGGTTTCGTCAATTTTCTTCCGGATCTCTTTGATGGATTTTCCGGACTGATAGTCTTGAATGGATGTGGCCGCAATTTCCAGGCAGACGCCGCATTTCGTGCCATGTTCGTCCCAAACGACCGCGCCGTCTTTTTTATTTTCCGCAACGAAGCAGTCATAACTGTTTTGATGTCCGGCCGATTCGCCGCAGCCGCAATAACAGGGAATATGTTCCAGCAATTCCCGGTTTCTCGCCGCATTGAGGTAGATTTCTTTTATTTCTTCCGGTTTGTCGGCCAAAAAATTCGGCAGGACCTCGGCGCTTTCCGTTTCTTCCCGGATATCGCCGGAGGCCGTTTGTTCATGGTTTCCCGGTTCCTGCTGGGCGTTCGAGCAGCCGGCGATGAAAATCGCGCTTAATAATGCGATCGGGAAAAGTTTTTTTCCGCGTATCATATCATGTCCTCCTGAACGTTTATGAAAAAGATTCGCCTTTATTATACCTTTTGGATGGACGGAAGGCATCGTGCGGGGAAATTCCGGTCGCCCGACCGCCATTTCCCGGCCGGCGCCTGAAAGCCGGCACGGAAGGGGGAACCGCTTGCGCCATGCAGGCCGGGGATGATGCGGACCCCGGAAAATGGAGGCAAGCCTCCCATCCGTTTGGTCCGGTCCGGCAACACCGTCCCCGCCGGGGAAAATCCGGCAGGGAGAGTGGTCACACCACGTCATAACCTTGCTCTTCGATCGCTTCTTTGAGCTTTTCAACACTTACCTTAGTTTCATCATAGTCAACATCCACGGTGCCTTCTTGCAAATGCACTTCGACATTCCTTACCCCTTCCAAGTTTTTCAGGGCGTTTGTCACCGCCATTTTGCAGTGTCCGCAAGTCATTCCTTGGACTTGTAAAGTAATTGCCATTTTCCATTCCTCCTTGGATGAATTTGGTTTATAGTTTCACGCGTTTCAAACGAAGCGCGTTGGTCACAACCGATACGGAACTGAAAGCCATGGCCGCGCCGGCAATCCAGGGTTCCAGCAATCCGGCGGCGGCAACGGGGATGCCGATGCTGTTGTAAAACAGGGCCCAAAACAGGTTTTGCCGGATATTTTTCATCGTCTTGCGGCTCAGCTCGATCGCCTTCGGGATATGGGATAAATCCCCGCCGACCAAGGTGACGTCGGCCGTTTCGATGGCGACATCGGCGCCGGTGCCGATGGCCATGCCGATATCCGCCTGCGCCAGCGCCGGCGCGTCATTGATTCCGTCCCCGACCATCGCCACGCGTTTCCCTTGTTTCTGGAGCTCCGCAACGATTTTCGCCTTGTCTTCCGGAAGCACCTCCGCAAAGACATGATCGATGTGCACCTGCCTCGCGATCGCTTCCGCTGTCCGTTTGTTGTCTCCCGTGGCCATGTACACGTCGATGCCCGTTTGTTTTAATGTCCGGATCGCTTCTTTCGAACTTTCTTTTACCGTATCCGCGACGGCGATGATCCCGGCAAGCTCCCCGTCAACGGCGACAAGCATGGCCGTCTTTCCCTGATTTTCAAGGCCGGCCATTTCCTGTTCATGCCTGCCGATCGCTACCGAATGTTCCTGCATCAGCTTCCGCGTTCCGACCAGGACGGTTTTGCCGTCGATGGCCGCTTCGATTCCGTGCCCGGCGATGGCGGTGAAATGTTCCAACGGTTTTGCGGCAACCCCCTGTTTATTGCCGAATTCCACGATCGCACGGGCCAACGGATGCTCCGAGGCGCTCTCGGCGGAAACGGCATAATCGAGCATGTCTTCCCGGAATTTCAGCACATCGGTCACTTCCGGCTGTCCTTTCGTCACCGTTCCTGTTTTATCCAGCAATACGGCGTCGATCTTATGCGTTCCCTCCAGATACTCACCTCCTTTAAAGAGGATTCCCTTTTCCGCGCCTTTGCCGGTACCGACCATGACGGATGTCGGGGTGGCGAGGCCGAGGGCGCAAGGGCAGGCGATGACGAGCACCGCGATGGCCACTTCAAGGGCCTTCGGCAAGTCGCCCGGCGCAGCAAAGAAGTACCAGATGATGAACGCGATGGCGGCGATGCCGACGACAATGGGCACGAAAATGCCCGAGATGACATCGGCCATGCGCTGGATCGGGGCTTTCGATCCTTGCGCCTCCTCGACGATTTTAATGATGTTGGCAAGGGCCGTATCTTTCCCGATTTTTTCCGCCCGGATGGTGAGCATCCCGTTTTGGTTGATGGTCGCCCCGATGACGGCATCCCCTTCCTTCTTATCAACAGGAATGGATTCGCCGGTGATCATCGATTCGTCGACGGAGGAAACCCCGGCGATGACGGTGCCGTCCACCGGGATCTTTTCCCCCGGCTTGACGAGAATGATGTCTCCGATCGCCACTTCCTCAAGGGGAACTTTCATTTCTTCCCCGTTTCGGATGACGGTTGCTTCTTTAGCTTGCAGGCTCATCAGTTTCGAGATCGCTTCCGTTGTCCGGCCTTTCGCCAGGGTTTCAAAGTATTTTCCGAGAAGGACCAGGGTGATCAGGATGGCGCTCGTTTCAAAATACAACCTCGGCATATATTCGGGATTTCCTAGTGTTTTGAAAGCTTCGTACAGGCTGTAAAAGTAAGCCGCCGACGTGCCGAGGGCGACGAGCACATCCATGTTGGCGCTTTTGTTCCGCAATGCCCGGTATGCCCCCGTGTAGAAGGGACCGCCGACGTAGAACTGAACGGGCGTCGCCAAAAGAAGCTGGAACCAGGGGTTCATCAAAAGGCGCGGCATCGGCAAGCCCGTATGGAAAGGCATATGGGCGATCATCGTATACAGCAGGGGCAGCGATAAGAGGCTGGAAATGGCGAGCTGCCGCCGTTTTCGTTTCAGCGGCTCTTCCCGCCGGCCTGCGGGATCTTGTTTTTCGTCCCGGACCCGGCCCTTGTATCCCAGCTTTTTGATTTTTTCTAAAATGTCCTCGGTGGATACAACGCCTTCCTTGTATTCGACCACCGCGCTGTTCGTCGCCAAGTTCACGGCGGCGCCCGTCACGCCTTCCATGCGTTTCAGGCCCTTTTCGATCCGGGCGGCACAAGCCGCGCAGGTCATCCCTTCAATGTCCAGCAGCACCTTTTCCGATGCCACGCCGTACCCCAAATGCTCGATTTTCGCTTGGATATCGGCCACACTTTGCTTTGACGGATCGTATTTCACCGTCGCTTTTTCCATGGCCAGATTGACATTCGCCTCTACCCCGTCCATTTTGTTCAACGCTTTCTCGATCCGATTGGAACAAGCGGCGCAGGTCATGCCCGTTACCTTCAGCGTCACGGTTCTTTGTCCGCCCATCGATGTTCACCCCTTTACTTTGCGAAATGCTTCACGACATCCATCAATTCCCGGATGGATTCTTCCCCGTTTCCCTCGCGGATCGCCTTGGCGACGCAATGGTTGGCATGGCGCTCCAGCAAGTTCAGCCCGACTTTGTTTAACGCGGCCTGAATCGCGGAAATTTGCACCAGGATATCAATGCAGTACCGGTTGTCCTCGACCATCTTCTGCACCCCGCGCACCTGTCCTTCGATGCGCTTCAGGCGCTTGACGATGTTTTCGATCTCTTCCCCGGTCCGCGGAACCATCTTGGCCTTCCGCTTGCCGTCTTCATATTCGGTCATTGGGATCACCTCGTCTCTTTGGAACAGCCTCTCTATATACAGTATACCCGTATATGGTATTGTTTGCAATCTTTATATCCCCGCACGGACTCCTGGCGGTTTTTTATTCTTATTTTGCTTCACGGCAACGTCCTTCTATTCAACGATCCGAGCTTTTCCCGGACGGGGAAATCCGTTCCGAGAAGGGATACCCTCCGGACGTTTGCGGGTATTTTTCGCCGGATTGCCTGGAGGACTGCTTTGGGAGAAAAAGGGGGAAGAAGGGGGAAGGCGGTTCCGCTTGCGAAGTCCCGGGCCACGAACCGCGGAGGACCGGTTTGGCCCCGTGGATTGTCATGCCGCCGCGGACGGCGTCCGCGCAGAGACCAATTCCCGCTCCGCAGCGTTGGTTTTCTTTCCCCAAATGGGGCGAGCGGCACCGTCCGGGAAATGTTGTTACGTGGGGGAAAAACCTTTCCCCGTGTCCGCCTGCGCAAAACAGGGCCATTTTGGAAGAACGGGCGGTCATTTCAGGGACCGCGGCAAAAAACGGTCTTCGGGAAAGGACAAATTTTTCGCGGGCCCGGAAAACAAGGAGCGAGCGGGAAAGGCCATTAGCTCAAAAATACCTCTCTAATACTCTTTAGTTCAATAAGGTTAAACCAATCTAGCTTATGAATATTTTCTTTAACTCTCATACAGATTGGACACCAGCTATCATACGATACTAAGATTTTACTCCCCTTATGCTACTCCTTTTTTTAAAAATTTTCACATCTTATGTTTATAATAAGGGGTGATATCAAAATCATCAAATTCATTAATTTCGCAAGGATTTGAATATTTAAATGCACTTATCGCGCTTTACGTCTCGTTATTTTTAGCATTTTTTATACCTATAATGTTGTTGATTCACGAGAACGCGATTGTTCAATTATATTGGGTAATAACATACACTGTAGGAATACGCCAACAAAAGCAAGCACCACAAAAAACAACCAACAGAAGGAAATATTTCTTGTTAATAAATATCCTACAATGAAGGGACCGATCGCGTTACTGATTCCATAGAGGAGCTGATAACTCGAAATGCTTTTCCCTCTTTTCTCAGCCGGACCAATTTCCCCCACAATTGTTGCAGACGCTGGATAAAAAAGTTGTTCTCCACAACTAAAGAGAAGNATTCCGACGAAAAGAAGTGGAACAAAAAAGTTCAAGTGTGCAGATGCTAAAAATGTACTTCCTAAGAAAATGATATAAGATAAGCCTAAAACAACCGAACCGACGATTATTTTTTNCAAATCGTTCAAGCGATGTGTAAAAAACAACAGCGGAACCTGAAGGACAATAACGGAAAGGCTATTTACTGTAAATAACAAACCAGAAATCCAGCTAAGGTCTGGACTTATTTCCTTTATAAAAGCAGGCATTGCGAAAACTAAAACAACGTACATAAAGGTCATCGGAGCAACTGCGACCAAAAAACGCATTAAGTTTGAGTCGTATGAAAAACGAATAGCCCAAACCTTTTTGGAAATCGGCTCTTTTTTTATAATTGGTTGGCTGCGCAACGGAATTTTTGCAATCAACACGGCTGCAATAAGAAAACTGATTGCATCTATGAATATTAACGTCCCATAAGCCAATGGTGTATTAAATATTGCTACGATACCTGTACCTATGAGCATTCCTAAAGAATTCCCCAAATTCCGTAAACTTCGAGAACTTCCAAACCACATCGTTCTATTCTCGCTGGGGACAAGTTGTGAGATGATCGTTTGGTTCACAACTGGCCATGCCCGCTGTCCCCAGACAACAATGGTCGCTGCGATTGTCAATCCCCAAATATTATGGAATATCAAATATCCAAGAGTTCCGATTCCTCGTAACCAAAAACTTGCAAGAGCAGCAGGCTTTGCACCTAATCGATCCACGATCACACCGCAGACAGGTATGGCCAGTAATCCAGCCAATGCACTAATCGATAGCATTTGACCTACTTGCTCCAACGAAAGACCACTCGTCTTTAGAAAAAAAAGAACTAAAAATGGCATGGTTAACCCCGATCCGAACGAATCTAGAAACAATGCCCCCAGAAAGGGCGCACTCCAAGGTTGCGAATGAACTACTTTCTTTATTTTCGAATATTGAGAAACTAGGAACTTCATGCCATCTACACCTTACCCTAGTAACTTTTGCTCAGCTGTAGAAGAAAGAGCTTTTGGATTGTAGCAAAACTTTGAAGTCTCAAACATGACAACAACAAAATCGGAGGCGACTAAACCGTTAATCGTTTGATCCGATAAGGCAGGCGGTAAATCCGAAATAATAAAATCATAGTTTTCTTTTACTGGCTTCAAACAATTAATTGGTGCTAACGGAGCGTCTTCACGAAATCGTTGAAATAATACGCTGGGCATACGGGCAGTGAAATCATTAGAAGGCAATAAGTGCAGATTTTCTGTAAGTTTAGCTATGTATTCCGTAGCATCTTCATCTAGCATTGCCTCTAATACTGTTCGATCGTAATAGTCATCACCAGGATCTTCTACACCACTTAAAAATTGGGTTGGGTTCCCTTGTGAATCTAATCAACAGCAAGTACTTTATATCCCATTCTTGCTAATTAAAAGGATGTAATGCCGCCACTTGTTGACTTAACCACACCACCTTTTTGAATACCATAACTAATCGAAATAGCCAAAAATCATCACCCTTTGGAATAGTATATAAATATATATATCATTCATAATTCCATTTTCATATTGTTAATGTAAATAATTTGGTTGCATTTGTTGCTATATATAAATCTGAGATGACAAGGCGTGGTTTTGTTGATATAGAGAAGCAGTCATGAATGACATGAGAAGATTTACTCTAATGGGATATTTGTTGAAATGATAGTAAGATAGCACTACAATGTCAAGGCCGATTATTTTTTCCCCAAAATCGCCGGTTTAAAATTCCCCAGAAGGACCTTATTGATCCTTCTGTTTTTCTTGTTGGATCCTCTTTTCCCGTAATCGATAGCTTTCCCCCTTTAGGTTGAAAATGATGGAATGATGCAGTAATCGATCTAACATCGCGGTCGCCAATACCGAGTCTCCCACAACTTCTCCCCATTCCCCAAAGCTTTTGTTGGAGGTGAGGATAATCGGGGCATGTTCATACCGACGGGCGATGACCTGAAATAAGTAATGGGCGCTGTTTGGGTCCAGTTTTAAGTACCCCATTTCATCAATAATGAGAACGGTTGGCTTCACAAACATGCGAAGCTTTTTTTCCAGCTTTCCTTCCTGGTCGGCTTTTCTTAACTGAGTGACCAAATCATGGGCGGTAATAAAATACGTTTTATACCCTCTTGCGATCGCCTCCATTCCAATCGAAATCGCCAGATGTGTCTTTCCAATCCCCGGCGGACCGAGAAAAAGGATATTCTCCTTTCGATCAATAAACGATAAGGTAAGCAGCTCTCGAATCCGACGCTCATCCACGGAAGGCAGTGCGTTAAAATCAAACGTATCGATCGTCTTGCGATATGGCAGTTTGGACAGTTTGATGAGCGTTTGGATCGATCGTTCCTGTTTTTCGATGATTTCCGCCTCTAATAAGCGGAATAAAAACTCCGAATATGGTATATTATGAGTAGCTGCGTATTCTGCCATGGCGGACCATCGCTCCGCCATGACAGGCAAATGAAGACGGTGGCAATACTCGTGTATTTGTTCTTTCATGAGCTTTCCCCTCGCAGGAATGTGTCATAAACGGACAATGGACGAGTATCCACTTCCACCGAAACAGGCGAAATGGTGACGGCCATTTCCGTCTGTTTCTTTTTGATTTTTTCGGCGAATGAAATCACTTTTTTCTGTTGGTTCAAGTAAGAAATCTCCTCCCCTCGATAATACAATCGAATATCCCCATTTAATCGCTCCTTCACCAGAATTTCTTTGCCCGCATACTCCGCCGATAAGAGCCATTGTTCCCCTTTGTATGAGAAACTGCCATCCCAATGCACTTTCCGATAGGAAAGATAGCTCGTATCGTAATCGTTCAACGGGAGAGGTTTCAGCTGTTCCTCTGCCCAACGCTCTTGCGGAGGAATGCCGGTAGTGGCGTTTGGCTTCCGATTCGCCACTTGATCGAGCCAACGATGGAGAAGGAAATTTAATTCCTCGATGCTTTCAAACGCTGTCCCCACATAGAAGTGATCCATGATATACTGAATGGCTCGTTCGACTTTTCCCTTTGTCTGGGCCCGGTAAGGCCGGCACACTTTTGGAATAAATCCGTAGTAACTCGCAAATTCAGAAAATCGTTGATTCCATTTCACCACTCCTTGTTCCCGGCCGTCTGTAACGGTCTTCATATTATCAAATAACACCTTCTTCGGAACTCCGCCGAAGTATTGGAAACTCTGAATCAGGCATTCCATTAAGTGTTCCTGGTCCTGGCTGGTCGTAAATACCGCGTATTTCATCCGCGAATAGCCTAATGTGGCCACAAATAGCGATAACTTGACTTTTCTCCCTTCGATTATCACCTCCCCGACTTCTTTCCAATCGACTTGCATTTGTTCACCAGGAAGCGTTTCATAACGAACGGTGTATTTCTTTTTCGCCGTCTCTCGGAAAGGTTTTATATAGTCCTTTAAAATCGTCTTTCCTCCTGTATAGCCCTGTTGTCGAATTTCGAAAAATAACTTTTCGCTATTGAACACCCCATCCTCTAACATTCGTTTTTGAAGATACTCTTTAAATGGATCTAACTTGCTTTTTCTTTGTTTTCGCTTAGATTTGGAAGGGGGATTGGGGGAGTGAATATATTTTCGAACGGTTTTCCGATCAATCCCCAACTCCCTCGCAATATCGGAAATACTCATTCCCCTTTCATACATCTCTTTGATCATAAAAAATTCCCCTCTCGTAATCTAAAACCTAGCTCCTCTCATTGACACTATGGTTCTATTGTAAGTGGGGAATTTTATTCCGGCTATATTGGGGATTTTATCATCGGCTTTAACATACAATTCTAGTAAACTGGAGAATACCTCCATAGAGTAGTACATTAAAATCAAAAAAAGAGATGTATGAATTTCTCGCCATTGATTTCAACAACAAAGGAGCGTCCGAAAACAGCGGGAAGCCCGGGAAATCGTAAAGATGAGCGCAACATTGCATGAGAGAACCCGGCCATGAGTCTGGGTGCGGCACGGATCGATCGCGGTATACACGTCCAATTCAAGTGCCGTAGGAAGATTGCGGAAGGTCATCCATAATGGCCAACATTACTGATACTTCCGGAATTGATTTACAGGAACTGGCAAAAACATTAGTTGTGGTGTACAAAATGAGGGCGCTTGAATTATTGATCTGATAACCATCCCGAGAAAATTTTGACACATACAATCCGGCCGGCAGACTTGCACTTTTTTCCGTGTTTTGTTATAGTATTCCGTGTTGACCTTATCCGGCAGCCGGAATTTGACATTCCGCGTACTTGTATGATTTAATATTAGTAATTGAATACGTGTATGGAAAAAGAAGAGGCACCCGCTTCTCACCTGGATGACGCGTTTCAGCTGTTAACAGGTTCGCATGACGTTGGATGATTAGGGATCGAGTGTGTGGGTGTTCGTGCCTGCACTTTTTTTATGGGAAAAACATAAGGTGAGGCAAGGAACAAGTTGTGCTCTCTTCGCCAGCGATGTATTCAAATTTTTCCCGGAGGTGTATAAATATTAGCAAAGATCTTTTAGTGAACGAGAGCATTCGCGCTCGTGAAGTCCGTCTAATTGATGTGAACGGAGAGCAATTAGGCATTAAATCGAGGGCGGAAGCGCTCGAGATTGCCGGCAGGAAAAATCTCGACCTGGTTCTTGTCGCTCCGAATGCAAAGCCTCCCGTCGCGCGCATCATGGATTACGGGAAGTACCGTTTTGAACAGCAGAAGAAGGAAAGGGAAGCCCGGAAAAACCAAAAGGTCATCAACGTGAAGGAAATCCGGTTGAGCCCGACGATCGAGGAACATGATTTCAATACGAAGCTGCGCAATGCCCGGAAATTTTTAACGAAGGGCGATAAAGTGAAAGCGACGATCCGCTTCAAAGGCCGCGCCATTACCCATAAAGAAATCGGGCAGCGGGTCCTGGACCGCTTTGCCGAAGCCTGCTCGGATCTGGCCCAGGTGGAAACCTCCGCCCGGATGGACGGCCGGAACATGTTTTTGGTTTTAGCACCGAAAAACGATAAGTAATTCGAGGAGGAATTTTTATGCCGAAAATGAAAACCCACC
It contains:
- a CDS encoding chromate transporter, encoding MNQKNGKERKRKGSVWEVWKTAARLGLTSFGGPIAHLGYFREEYVNRRKWIDEKTYADLVALCQFLPGPASSQVGMAIGFIRAGFWGAIAAWAGFTLPSAVALAAFASLFKEFSFRGTGWIHGLLVAAVAVVAHAVWGMAKNFATGRSRATIAITAAILALTIPGVLSQAGIILGAGIAGWFLFRKAPDAKPAPVSPSFHKRAAAVLLILFFLLFGLLPAVRHYTGSHWIALFDSFYRAGALVFGGGHVVLPLLQAEVVPTGWLTADQFLAGYGAAQAVPGPLFTFASFIGMASFGWQGAVTATIAIFLPSFLLIIGILPFWNRLRQHPRFQAALNGIHAAVVGILLAALYDPVWTKAINSPADFCLALAAFGLLAVWKRPPWIVVGFSAAGGAFLSLVS
- a CDS encoding class I SAM-dependent methyltransferase; its protein translation is MNQKWNRLIYKCWAPFYDLFFNQGVFYSARKRVFRDFPFREGEDVLFVGVGTGADLAFCPTEKINAVAIDDSKEMLARAKRKYRRENIKFIRMDAQSLSFPNRSFDAVVASLIITVVPSPERALAEIVRVTKKDGRILIFDKFAPKDRGLSFGKKIIRPVIKWFGTDIGVSFEKVYQTVKQECDIVEDTDIMMKGMYRKIILKKR
- a CDS encoding PCYCGC motif-containing (lipo)protein, whose translation is MIRGKKLFPIALLSAIFIAGCSNAQQEPGNHEQTASGDIREETESAEVLPNFLADKPEEIKEIYLNAARNRELLEHIPCYCGCGESAGHQNSYDCFVAENKKDGAVVWDEHGTKCGVCLEIAATSIQDYQSGKSIKEIRKKIDETYKEGYAEPTPTPNL
- the copZ gene encoding copper chaperone CopZ, yielding MAITLQVQGMTCGHCKMAVTNALKNLEGVRNVEVHLQEGTVDVDYDETKVSVEKLKEAIEEQGYDVV
- a CDS encoding heavy metal translocating P-type ATPase, whose translation is MGGQRTVTLKVTGMTCAACSNRIEKALNKMDGVEANVNLAMEKATVKYDPSKQSVADIQAKIEHLGYGVASEKVLLDIEGMTCAACAARIEKGLKRMEGVTGAAVNLATNSAVVEYKEGVVSTEDILEKIKKLGYKGRVRDEKQDPAGRREEPLKRKRRQLAISSLLSLPLLYTMIAHMPFHTGLPMPRLLMNPWFQLLLATPVQFYVGGPFYTGAYRALRNKSANMDVLVALGTSAAYFYSLYEAFKTLGNPEYMPRLYFETSAILITLVLLGKYFETLAKGRTTEAISKLMSLQAKEATVIRNGEEMKVPLEEVAIGDIILVKPGEKIPVDGTVIAGVSSVDESMITGESIPVDKKEGDAVIGATINQNGMLTIRAEKIGKDTALANIIKIVEEAQGSKAPIQRMADVISGIFVPIVVGIAAIAFIIWYFFAAPGDLPKALEVAIAVLVIACPCALGLATPTSVMVGTGKGAEKGILFKGGEYLEGTHKIDAVLLDKTGTVTKGQPEVTDVLKFREDMLDYAVSAESASEHPLARAIVEFGNKQGVAAKPLEHFTAIAGHGIEAAIDGKTVLVGTRKLMQEHSVAIGRHEQEMAGLENQGKTAMLVAVDGELAGIIAVADTVKESSKEAIRTLKQTGIDVYMATGDNKRTAEAIARQVHIDHVFAEVLPEDKAKIVAELQKQGKRVAMVGDGINDAPALAQADIGMAIGTGADVAIETADVTLVGGDLSHIPKAIELSRKTMKNIRQNLFWALFYNSIGIPVAAAGLLEPWIAGAAMAFSSVSVVTNALRLKRVKL
- a CDS encoding metal-sensing transcriptional repressor — translated: MTEYEDGKRKAKMVPRTGEEIENIVKRLKRIEGQVRGVQKMVEDNRYCIDILVQISAIQAALNKVGLNLLERHANHCVAKAIREGNGEESIRELMDVVKHFAK
- a CDS encoding MFS transporter — translated: MKFLVSQYSKIKKVVHSQPWSAPFLGALFLDSFGSGLTMPFLVLFFLKTSGLSLEQVGQMLSISALAGLLAIPVCGVIVDRLGAKPAALASFWLRGIGTLGYLIFHNIWGLTIAATIVVWGQRAWPVVNQTIISQLVPSENRTMWFGSSRSLRNLGNSLGMLIGTGIVAIFNTPLAYGTLIFIDAISFLIAAVLIAKIPLRSQPIIKKEPISKKVWAIRFSYDSNLMRFLVAVAPMTFMYVVLVFAMPAFIKEISPDLSWISGLLFTVNSLSVIVLQVPLLFFTHRLNDLXKIIVGSVVLGLSYIIFLGSTFLASAHLNFFVPLLFVGXLLFSCGEQLFYPASATIVGEIGPAEKRGKSISSYQLLYGISNAIGPFIVGYLLTRNISFCWLFFVVLAFVGVFLQCMLLPNIIEQSRSRESTTL
- the istB gene encoding IS21-like element IS5376 family helper ATPase IstB, giving the protein MKEQIHEYCHRLHLPVMAERWSAMAEYAATHNIPYSEFLFRLLEAEIIEKQERSIQTLIKLSKLPYRKTIDTFDFNALPSVDERRIRELLTLSFIDRKENILFLGPPGIGKTHLAISIGMEAIARGYKTYFITAHDLVTQLRKADQEGKLEKKLRMFVKPTVLIIDEMGYLKLDPNSAHYLFQVIARRYEHAPIILTSNKSFGEWGEVVGDSVLATAMLDRLLHHSIIFNLKGESYRLREKRIQQEKQKDQ
- the istA gene encoding IS21 family transposase; translation: MIKEMYERGMSISDIARELGIDRKTVRKYIHSPNPPSKSKRKQRKSKLDPFKEYLQKRMLEDGVFNSEKLFFEIRQQGYTGGKTILKDYIKPFRETAKKKYTVRYETLPGEQMQVDWKEVGEVIIEGRKVKLSLFVATLGYSRMKYAVFTTSQDQEHLMECLIQSFQYFGGVPKKVLFDNMKTVTDGREQGVVKWNQRFSEFASYYGFIPKVCRPYRAQTKGKVERAIQYIMDHFYVGTAFESIEELNFLLHRWLDQVANRKPNATTGIPPQERWAEEQLKPLPLNDYDTSYLSYRKVHWDGSFSYKGEQWLLSAEYAGKEILVKERLNGDIRLYYRGEEISYLNQQKKVISFAEKIKKKQTEMAVTISPVSVEVDTRPLSVYDTFLRGESS